Below is a genomic region from Aurantimonas sp. HBX-1.
GCGGGTAGCTTCGTCGCCGGCGCGCTTGAGCTCCTCGTCGACGATGGCGCGAAGGTCTTCCGGCAGCGAGTCCCACCAGGTCTGCGACGTGGCCAGACCGGTGAAGAGCTGGATGTGGTTGGTGAAGGCGACGTTCTTGGCCACCTCATGCAGGCGGATGCCGTAGGCTCCCGTCAGCTGCGCCTCGGCGCCATCGATGGCGCCCAACTGCAGTGCCGAATAGACCTCCGACCAGGCCATCGGGGCCGGCGTGGCGCCCATCGCCTCGACCGACGCAACCCAGATCGGCGCATCGATGGTGCGGACCCGCACGCCGGAGAGATCGGCGGGCTTGTTGATCGGCTTGTTGGTGAAGGTCTGGCGGGTCCCCTGGAACCAGTTGTAGTTCAGCAGCCGGATGCCGGAGGTCTCCGCCAGCTGGTCGGTCCAGTCCTTGTAGACCGGCGAGTCGGTGATCGCGGCGTATTCGGAGTAGTCGTTGACGAGATAGGGCGCCGAAAGGATGCCCAGCTCGGGAAGGAACGGCGCAAGGCGCCCCGCGTCGACGAGCACGGCGATCGGTGCGCCGTTGCGGATCTGCTCGAGGACGTCGTTGTCCTCGCCGAGCTGCGAGCTCGGATAGATCGTGATCTCGACCTTCCCGTCGGTGCGCTCCTCGATGCGCTTCTCGGCGCCGGTCATGGCGATGACCAGCGGATCCGTCGTCGGCTGCGACGTCGACAGGTTGAGCGAGTATTGCGCCGATGCGGTGCCGCCGGCTGCGAGCAGCATGGCGGTGGACGCCAGAAGCCTCAAAGTGATTGTCATGGTGTTTCCTCCTCAGGGTTGTAGTGGATCGTCGTGTCGGATGATCCAGGCCCGGCGTGGTGCCAGAAGCCGGCGCGTGCTCCCTCGGTGACGAAGAGAGCGACGTGGTAGAGAAGACGGCTGAGCGCCTCCGGCCACAGCGCCTTCCCCGCTCCGTCCAGCCGGTTGACGAAGACCGGTGCCAGCCCCTCCCCGGGCCTGAAAAAGCGGGAAAAGATGATGTCGGCGATGGCCAGCGCCCGGGCGCGGTGGGCAGCGTCCCCGGTACGGATGAACAGCGTGGCGTGCAGCTTGCCCGCCTCGGTGAGCGGCCACAGAAGATGGGTGTCCTCGGCGACGCCGCCCGCCGCGTCGAGAGCGTCGTAGGGCGCCCCGGCCATCACGCCCTCGCCGCGCAGTCCATGCCGCTGCACGAAATCAAGCATCGCGTCGGCGCCGCGACGGGCGTCCTCGTCGCCGCCGAGATCGGCGCAGCGATGCAGCAGCCAGGCCCATTCGTACTGGTGGCCGGGCTCGCGCCGCTCGCCGTCGACGCCGGAGAGGGGCGCAAGGTCCGGGCCGACGAATTCCCGCACGGCACCCGTTGCGGGATCGATGAAGTGCCGGCGGGCAAGATCCAGCAGCGCCTTCGCGCGCTGCAGCCAGGCCGCCTTCCCGGTCATCTCGAAGGCCTGAAGATAGGCCTCCATCATGTGCATATGCGGGTTCTGGGCCCGCAGCTCGCCCGCCTTCGGACCGGCGGCCGCCATGGCCGTGTCGTCGTAGAGCGACCCGTCTGCCGGGTCGGTGAGCCGCTGGTCGATGAACCGGACGAGGGCCTCGATCCGCCCCGCCGGAACCGCCGCGGCATCGGCCCGGGCAAGCGTGACGAGGGCCAGAAGGACGAAGGACTGGTCGTAGCTGCGGCAGAGCGACGACCGTGTGGACAGTCGATAGCCGCCCTCCTCGTCCCGCAGCGCGGCATCGAGGAAACCGTAGACCTCGCGTGCCGCGTCCAGCAGCCGTCGATCGCCGGTGGCCAGTGCCAGATGCGCCAGGGTAAAGACCGTTCGGGCCTGGACAAGCGTGGTCTTGGGCTCGGCGGCATCGACCGGCAGGCCGTCGAGCCCGAGCCGTTCGTAGACGCCGCCCGCCGGATCCCGGGCCGCCTCATACCAGCGGGGCATGAAACCGCGGGCGAAGGTATCGGCGGAAACGGTCACGCCCCCACCTGCACGCCGTCGAAATGTTCGGGCGTGGCGGCGACGATCTGAGGCAGGTCCTCGAGTATCTTGCGCAGGTGCCCGCGCATGGCGGCTTCCGCGGTCGAAGCGCTGCCCGCCGCGATGGCCTCCACCACTTCCTCGTGCTGGCTGAGCAGCTCGGGAAGCGGGAACTTGCGCGCGCTGAGGTGCCGGAAGCGGTCCATCTGCGTCTTCAGCGGCTGCAGCACGTCCCAGCTCGCGGCATTACCGGCTTCGGCAGCCAGGAGCCGGTGAAAGGCTTCGTCGAGTTCGAGAAACCGCTCCGGGTCGTCGAGATCCACTGCCTGCCGCTGTGCCACGAGGACATTGCGGAGGCGGGCGACGAGTGCCGCATCCGAACGTTCGGCAAGCAGCCGCACGATGTCGGCTTCCACCGCCTCTCGCACGAACCGGGCGGACATGATGGACGGGACGTGGATGCGGCTGACGAAGGTGCCGCGC
It encodes:
- a CDS encoding C4-dicarboxylate TRAP transporter substrate-binding protein; the protein is MTITLRLLASTAMLLAAGGTASAQYSLNLSTSQPTTDPLVIAMTGAEKRIEERTDGKVEITIYPSSQLGEDNDVLEQIRNGAPIAVLVDAGRLAPFLPELGILSAPYLVNDYSEYAAITDSPVYKDWTDQLAETSGIRLLNYNWFQGTRQTFTNKPINKPADLSGVRVRTIDAPIWVASVEAMGATPAPMAWSEVYSALQLGAIDGAEAQLTGAYGIRLHEVAKNVAFTNHIQLFTGLATSQTWWDSLPEDLRAIVDEELKRAGDEATRMTVEKLAEVQAEMEAAGVTFNEVDVAAFRKATEGVYEKTGLSEARASLQPYLPAAE
- a CDS encoding AGE family epimerase/isomerase; the encoded protein is MTVSADTFARGFMPRWYEAARDPAGGVYERLGLDGLPVDAAEPKTTLVQARTVFTLAHLALATGDRRLLDAAREVYGFLDAALRDEEGGYRLSTRSSLCRSYDQSFVLLALVTLARADAAAVPAGRIEALVRFIDQRLTDPADGSLYDDTAMAAAGPKAGELRAQNPHMHMMEAYLQAFEMTGKAAWLQRAKALLDLARRHFIDPATGAVREFVGPDLAPLSGVDGERREPGHQYEWAWLLHRCADLGGDEDARRGADAMLDFVQRHGLRGEGVMAGAPYDALDAAGGVAEDTHLLWPLTEAGKLHATLFIRTGDAAHRARALAIADIIFSRFFRPGEGLAPVFVNRLDGAGKALWPEALSRLLYHVALFVTEGARAGFWHHAGPGSSDTTIHYNPEEETP
- a CDS encoding GntR family transcriptional regulator, with product MGETASSTAALLLRDTDHSQPVGQRMYRVLRERIVTGDLLPGTRLSEVEMASTYAVSRQPVREAYIKLAEEALVEIRPQRGTFVSRIHVPSIMSARFVREAVEADIVRLLAERSDAALVARLRNVLVAQRQAVDLDDPERFLELDEAFHRLLAAEAGNAASWDVLQPLKTQMDRFRHLSARKFPLPELLSQHEEVVEAIAAGSASTAEAAMRGHLRKILEDLPQIVAATPEHFDGVQVGA